The following proteins are co-located in the Neisseria sp. Marseille-Q6792 genome:
- the rdgC gene encoding recombination-associated protein RdgC, whose protein sequence is MWFKQISFYPLNKEKLPEADVLADKLAEAEFTHCQGLDWFSEGFTAPVSFSPELVFPADFTLRVALKKEEKVLPAGVIRDILEEKVAEIQNNEARNVGRKEKQELKEQITDDLLPRAFTRSSRTEAVFNTRHGYLLVNNAASAKAENILTKLREALGGLEASLPNTKQSPSSLMTGWLLQGHCEGGFELDSDCELKGTGDIVPIVKVSKQDLTADEVVQHVKNGKTVTQLGLVWREQIAFILTQDFTLKRIQYLDVLQEEAESNGDDAASLAFASQILMAESVSTMLEELVSYLGGWQD, encoded by the coding sequence ATGTGGTTCAAGCAGATTAGTTTTTATCCGCTCAACAAAGAAAAGCTGCCTGAGGCGGACGTACTTGCCGACAAACTTGCTGAAGCTGAATTTACCCATTGCCAAGGCTTAGACTGGTTCAGCGAAGGCTTTACCGCACCGGTTTCATTCTCACCGGAACTCGTTTTCCCTGCCGACTTTACCTTGCGCGTCGCCCTGAAAAAAGAGGAAAAAGTCCTGCCCGCCGGCGTCATCCGCGATATTTTGGAAGAGAAGGTAGCGGAAATCCAAAACAATGAAGCCCGCAATGTCGGTCGCAAAGAAAAACAAGAGCTTAAAGAGCAAATTACAGACGACCTACTGCCCCGTGCATTTACCCGCAGCAGCCGTACTGAAGCAGTGTTTAACACCCGCCACGGCTACCTGCTCGTCAATAACGCGGCTTCCGCCAAAGCGGAAAACATCCTGACCAAGCTGCGCGAAGCCTTGGGCGGTTTGGAAGCCTCACTGCCGAATACCAAGCAATCGCCCTCTTCCCTGATGACCGGCTGGCTGTTGCAAGGACATTGCGAAGGCGGTTTTGAATTAGACAGCGATTGCGAACTCAAAGGTACGGGCGATATTGTTCCCATCGTCAAAGTATCCAAACAAGATTTAACCGCCGACGAAGTGGTTCAACACGTCAAAAACGGTAAGACCGTAACCCAGCTCGGTTTGGTTTGGCGCGAACAAATCGCCTTTATCCTCACTCAAGACTTCACACTCAAGCGCATCCAATACCTCGACGTATTGCAGGAAGAAGCCGAAAGCAACGGTGACGATGCCGCCAGTCTTGCCTTCGCCTCGCAAATCCTGATGGCGGAATCCGTCAGCACCATGTTGGAAGAGCTGGTTTCCTATTTGGGCGGCTGGCAAGATTGA
- a CDS encoding MORN repeat-containing protein produces MLKHLAFLLPAMMFALPTSAAVLTSYQEPGCTYDGDVGKDGKPAGKGTWRCQDGRNYTGSFKNGKFDGQGVYTVAANREIFIEPFNSDSTKFRNMVLSGTFKKGLAHGRFTVSQNGETLFIMKCENGMIKEVKLPKNK; encoded by the coding sequence ATGCTTAAACATCTCGCATTCCTACTGCCCGCCATGATGTTCGCCCTCCCCACTTCGGCCGCCGTTCTGACTTCCTATCAAGAACCAGGCTGCACCTACGACGGCGATGTCGGCAAAGACGGTAAACCCGCCGGCAAAGGCACATGGCGCTGCCAAGACGGGCGCAACTATACCGGTTCGTTTAAAAACGGCAAGTTCGACGGACAAGGCGTTTATACCGTTGCCGCCAACCGCGAAATATTTATCGAACCGTTCAATTCCGACAGTACCAAATTCCGCAACATGGTACTCTCGGGCACATTCAAAAAAGGCTTGGCACACGGCAGATTTACCGTCTCGCAAAACGGCGAAACCCTCTTCATTATGAAATGCGAAAACGGCATGATTAAAGAAGTGAAACTGCCCAAAAACAAATAA
- the dcd gene encoding dCTP deaminase: protein MSIKSDKWIRRMSEEFGMIDPFEPNQIKEADGKRIISYGTSSYGYDIRCANEFKIFTNINSTIVDPKNFDPKNFVTVEDDCCIIPPNSFALARTVEYFRIPRNVLTVCLGKSTYARCGIIVNVTPFEPEWEGYVTLEFSNTTPLPAKIYAGEGVAQVLFFESDEICETSYKDRNGKYMGQTGVTLPKA, encoded by the coding sequence ATGAGCATCAAGTCCGACAAATGGATACGCCGCATGAGCGAAGAATTCGGCATGATCGACCCCTTCGAGCCGAACCAAATCAAAGAAGCCGACGGCAAACGCATCATCTCCTACGGCACGTCCAGCTACGGCTACGATATCCGCTGTGCAAACGAATTTAAAATTTTTACCAACATCAACAGCACCATCGTCGATCCCAAAAACTTCGATCCCAAAAACTTCGTTACCGTCGAAGACGACTGCTGCATCATCCCGCCCAATTCCTTCGCACTGGCGCGCACGGTCGAATATTTCCGCATCCCGCGCAACGTCCTGACCGTCTGCTTGGGCAAATCCACCTACGCCCGCTGCGGCATCATCGTCAACGTTACCCCGTTCGAACCGGAATGGGAAGGCTACGTTACCCTCGAATTTTCCAACACCACCCCCCTGCCCGCCAAAATCTACGCCGGCGAAGGTGTGGCGCAAGTCCTCTTCTTCGAGAGCGACGAAATCTGTGAAACCTCATACAAAGACCGCAACGGCAAATATATGGGGCAAACCGGCGTTACCCTGCCTAAAGCCTGA
- a CDS encoding SIMPL domain-containing protein (The SIMPL domain is named for its presence in mouse protein SIMPL (signalling molecule that associates with mouse pelle-like kinase). Bacterial member BP26, from Brucella, was shown to assemble into a channel-like structure, while YggE from E. coli has been associated with resistance to oxidative stress.), which produces MLRSILAASLLAVSFPTAAEALNYNIVEFSESAGVEVAQDTMSARFQVTAEGRDKNAVNAEFVKKFNNFTRKSKNGSFKTELVSRSAMPRYQYTNGRRIQTGWEERAEFKVEGRDFDELNRFIADVQADAALEYTDFYVSRERRNEVIDQVSKDAILRFKARADKLSGILGTSGYKIVKLNLGHIGSHIAGGGAAQAKMLRAMPMAASYGVEGTDSAAPGVEEISISVNGTVQF; this is translated from the coding sequence ATGTTGCGTTCTATTTTGGCGGCTTCCCTATTGGCGGTATCTTTTCCGACGGCGGCTGAGGCATTGAATTACAATATTGTTGAATTTTCCGAATCGGCTGGTGTCGAGGTGGCTCAGGATACGATGTCCGCACGTTTCCAAGTGACGGCGGAAGGACGGGACAAAAATGCCGTCAATGCCGAGTTTGTTAAAAAATTCAACAATTTCACCAGAAAATCAAAAAATGGTAGCTTTAAAACCGAATTGGTATCGCGCAGTGCGATGCCGCGCTATCAATATACCAACGGCAGACGCATTCAAACAGGTTGGGAGGAGCGTGCGGAATTTAAGGTCGAAGGTAGGGATTTTGATGAGTTAAACCGTTTTATTGCCGATGTTCAGGCAGATGCCGCATTGGAATATACGGATTTTTATGTGTCGCGTGAACGCCGAAACGAGGTTATCGATCAGGTCAGTAAAGATGCTATTTTGCGTTTCAAGGCGCGTGCCGACAAGTTGTCGGGCATATTGGGTACGTCCGGTTATAAAATCGTCAAATTAAATTTGGGACACATCGGCAGCCATATTGCGGGTGGGGGAGCTGCTCAGGCAAAAATGCTTCGTGCCATGCCGATGGCGGCAAGTTACGGCGTGGAGGGTACGGATTCCGCCGCGCCGGGTGTGGAGGAAATCAGCATCAGTGTCAATGGAACGGTTCAGTTCTAA
- a CDS encoding glycosyltransferase: MHVLVIPSWYPQSEQDVDGIFFQNQAQALQRKGIKTAVLAPMFRYLRKEPASILTGPYGFTQYRQKSLDIYAWRSMYFFPRFPLIDIDRIRWVRAGLKAFDRYIGENGIPDIIHAHCMNYAGILAFKISQKYGIPYVITEHSSTITRGLVRPHQWQPMKNAAAHASALLAVSRRFAQVLQHQYGTTWQYLPNILGNIFTRTFNPPQINRPDKYFTFCTVSHLRRLKGHDVLLSAFARALAKHPNLRLNIGGSGQEETNLKRQARQLGIAHAVTFLGALQPEAVLDLMRNSNAFVLASRTETFGVVYIEALSQGLPVIATRCGGAESIVSDGNGYLVPVDDDDALADALIKMYEHHSDFEPARLRKNCLNEFGENAVIDRLIGIFRQAIAEYGKKIPMK, encoded by the coding sequence TTGCACGTCCTCGTCATCCCCTCATGGTATCCGCAATCCGAACAGGATGTGGACGGAATATTTTTCCAAAATCAAGCACAGGCCCTCCAACGCAAAGGCATCAAAACCGCCGTGCTTGCACCGATGTTCCGCTACTTGCGCAAAGAACCGGCAAGCATCCTGACCGGCCCTTACGGTTTTACCCAATACCGGCAAAAAAGTTTGGACATCTATGCATGGCGCAGCATGTATTTCTTCCCCCGTTTTCCGCTAATCGACATCGACCGCATCCGCTGGGTGCGAGCAGGATTAAAGGCCTTTGATCGCTATATCGGGGAAAACGGCATTCCCGACATCATCCATGCCCACTGTATGAACTATGCTGGCATACTTGCCTTCAAGATTTCCCAAAAATACGGCATCCCCTATGTCATCACGGAACACAGCAGCACCATTACGCGCGGTTTGGTGCGCCCGCACCAATGGCAGCCTATGAAAAATGCGGCGGCACACGCCTCCGCACTGCTCGCTGTCAGCCGCCGTTTCGCCCAAGTCCTGCAACATCAATACGGCACTACATGGCAATATCTGCCTAACATTCTGGGTAACATCTTTACCCGAACCTTCAATCCCCCGCAAATCAACCGTCCGGACAAATATTTTACCTTCTGCACTGTCTCCCATCTGCGCCGACTAAAAGGACATGATGTCCTCCTGTCCGCCTTTGCCCGTGCTCTGGCAAAACACCCCAACCTCCGTTTGAATATCGGCGGCAGCGGACAGGAAGAAACAAACCTGAAACGGCAGGCACGTCAGTTGGGAATTGCCCATGCCGTTACATTTTTAGGCGCATTACAGCCCGAAGCAGTATTGGATTTGATGAGGAACAGCAACGCATTTGTCCTTGCCAGCCGCACAGAAACCTTCGGCGTGGTCTATATCGAAGCACTGTCCCAAGGATTGCCCGTCATTGCAACACGCTGCGGCGGTGCGGAATCTATTGTTTCAGACGGCAACGGATATTTGGTTCCTGTTGACGACGACGATGCCCTTGCCGACGCACTTATCAAAATGTATGAACACCACTCTGATTTTGAACCTGCCCGACTTAGGAAAAACTGTCTGAACGAATTTGGCGAAAATGCCGTTATAGACAGGTTGATCGGCATTTTCCGACAGGCAATCGCAGAATACGGTAAGAAAATACCGATGAAATAG
- a CDS encoding PhoH family protein produces the protein MTHTVHLHLEETDNLALQRLCGSFDNNLDLLAKALDIHISRRFEHFTFNGAFAHAGKRALLKLLETAQTRDLNDGDIRLAAVEAQTEDAGHQEKNHDHAYYFRTKRGSIGGRTPRQNGYIRALLNHDIVFGLGPAGTGKTYLAVAAAVDAMEKHQIERIVLVRPAVEAGEKLGFLPGDLTQKVDPYLRPLYDALYDLMGFDRVTKLIEKGLIEIAPLAYMRGRTLNSAYIILDEAQNTTPEQMKMFLTRIGFGAKAVITGDISQIDLPKNIKSGLKDAREKLHDVEGLYFHTFTSEDVVRHPLVQKIVEAYESAEHC, from the coding sequence ATGACACATACCGTCCACCTGCATTTAGAAGAAACCGACAACTTGGCGTTGCAGCGTCTGTGCGGTTCTTTTGACAACAACCTTGATTTACTTGCCAAAGCACTCGATATCCACATCAGCCGCCGTTTTGAACATTTCACTTTCAACGGCGCATTTGCACACGCCGGCAAACGCGCACTGCTCAAACTCTTGGAAACGGCGCAGACGCGCGACCTAAACGACGGCGACATCAGGCTTGCCGCCGTCGAAGCCCAAACCGAAGATGCCGGTCATCAAGAAAAAAACCATGACCACGCCTATTATTTCCGCACCAAACGCGGCAGCATCGGCGGCAGGACACCCAGACAAAACGGCTATATCCGCGCCCTGCTCAACCACGATATCGTATTCGGGCTGGGGCCCGCAGGCACGGGGAAAACCTATCTTGCCGTCGCCGCCGCCGTTGACGCAATGGAAAAACACCAAATCGAACGCATCGTTTTAGTCCGGCCTGCCGTCGAAGCCGGTGAGAAACTGGGTTTTCTGCCCGGTGACCTGACCCAGAAAGTCGATCCCTACCTTCGTCCGCTTTATGATGCCCTCTATGACCTGATGGGCTTCGACCGTGTAACCAAGCTGATTGAAAAAGGTCTAATTGAGATTGCCCCGCTCGCCTATATGCGCGGTAGGACGCTCAACAGCGCATACATCATCCTCGACGAGGCACAAAATACCACGCCCGAACAAATGAAAATGTTCCTGACCCGCATCGGATTTGGTGCGAAAGCCGTCATTACCGGCGACATCAGCCAGATTGACCTGCCCAAAAACATCAAATCAGGATTGAAAGACGCACGTGAGAAACTGCACGATGTAGAAGGCCTGTATTTCCACACCTTTACCAGTGAAGACGTCGTCCGGCATCCTTTAGTGCAAAAAATCGTCGAAGCCTACGAATCAGCAGAACACTGCTGA
- a CDS encoding polynucleotide adenylyltransferase PcnB, whose amino-acid sequence MLKKWLNKILPSGRGGKKVEGKTVIPLERHNIRAEMLSFAAEKVICRLKEAGFQAYVVGGAVRDLLLGIEPKDFDVATDATPEQVHKLFRRSRIIGRRFQIVHVMNGAEVIEVTTFRGGAKVHQNARGRIMKDNTYGSIEEDAMRRDFTCNALYYDPEKEEILDFHNGMDDIAERKLVMIGNAAERYQEDPVRILRAIRLSGKLGFELSQATAGPIAESIGRLKHEPVARLFDEIMKLLFSGHARECLKRLKEFDVPDDIHPLFNALNISDGMDGKMIGLALKNTDERLRADKSVSVGFVLAALMWPELNRHWKVNLQQGLKPSHALSEAMNTLRDTVERGWGVPQRFSATMREIWLFQPQFENRRGTRPHKLFAQARFRAAYDFLILRAAVGDADRTLVDWWTAFQTASPEQRAEMTKNQPSVRYGKNEGQAKKRRRRRRKPDQVL is encoded by the coding sequence ATGTTGAAAAAATGGTTGAATAAAATACTTCCTTCCGGGCGCGGTGGCAAAAAAGTGGAAGGTAAAACGGTCATACCTTTGGAAAGGCACAACATCCGTGCCGAAATGTTGAGTTTTGCCGCTGAGAAAGTCATATGCCGTCTGAAGGAGGCAGGCTTCCAGGCTTATGTTGTCGGGGGGGCGGTTAGGGATTTGCTGCTCGGTATCGAGCCTAAAGATTTTGATGTGGCGACCGATGCCACGCCGGAACAGGTGCACAAACTTTTCCGCCGCAGCCGCATCATCGGCAGGCGTTTCCAAATCGTTCATGTGATGAACGGTGCGGAAGTGATTGAGGTAACGACTTTTCGGGGCGGTGCGAAAGTACATCAGAATGCACGCGGCAGGATTATGAAAGACAATACCTACGGCAGTATCGAAGAAGATGCCATGAGGCGCGACTTTACCTGCAACGCGTTGTATTACGATCCGGAAAAAGAAGAAATTTTGGATTTCCACAACGGCATGGACGATATTGCCGAACGGAAGCTGGTGATGATCGGTAATGCCGCCGAACGGTATCAGGAAGACCCTGTCAGGATTTTAAGGGCAATCCGCCTGTCGGGGAAATTGGGATTCGAATTGTCGCAAGCGACCGCCGGACCTATTGCCGAATCAATAGGCCGTCTGAAACACGAGCCGGTGGCAAGGCTGTTTGATGAGATTATGAAGTTGTTGTTTTCAGGACACGCGCGAGAATGCTTGAAGCGTTTGAAAGAATTTGATGTTCCTGATGATATCCATCCCCTGTTTAATGCACTGAACATTTCAGACGGCATGGATGGGAAAATGATAGGCCTTGCCCTTAAAAATACCGACGAACGCTTGCGCGCCGACAAATCGGTTTCGGTCGGCTTCGTGTTGGCGGCATTAATGTGGCCGGAATTAAACCGCCATTGGAAAGTAAACCTGCAACAGGGTTTGAAACCTTCACACGCCTTGTCGGAGGCGATGAATACCTTGCGCGATACGGTGGAGCGTGGTTGGGGCGTTCCCCAGCGTTTTTCTGCCACTATGCGTGAAATTTGGTTGTTTCAGCCGCAGTTTGAAAACAGGAGGGGGACAAGGCCGCATAAACTGTTTGCACAAGCGCGTTTCCGTGCCGCTTATGATTTTCTGATACTGCGTGCGGCAGTCGGCGATGCGGACCGTACACTTGTCGATTGGTGGACGGCGTTTCAGACGGCATCACCTGAGCAGCGGGCCGAGATGACCAAAAATCAACCGTCTGTCCGATACGGCAAGAATGAAGGGCAGGCTAAAAAACGCCGCCGCAGAAGGCGTAAACCTGATCAGGTTCTGTAG
- a CDS encoding ShlB/FhaC/HecB family hemolysin secretion/activation protein, protein MSAIHTHLSLAILAAFSFQAALADTIEESESRRQEMRRRQQEQQLQREVNVRLDDTRQSTLTPSAAESAESPCFPIHTVTLTGDAAGRFQFALKKALKETGFQSGQCLGVQGINRIMVAAQNAVIGRGYTTTRILAAPQDLNSGTLELTVLPGKVRSVRTDTSHNDQTRAARIAAFQNEIPLKGGNILNLRRIEQGLENLKRVPTAEADIQIVPADAPDESDIIVAWRQRLLPYRLSLGVDDSGSKTTGKYQGSLTFSADNPFGLSDLFYLSYGRHLGHTDTRTDSEGKKTAGGTQSYAFHYSVPAGNWLWSWNHNYYRYHQAVAGINEVYDYNGKSRGSDIGFTRLLYRDARRKSHIGFKLWQKENQSFIDDAEVKVQHRKTAGWQLSLKHKEYIGRSTLDIGLGYKRGTGMADAIAAPEEVFDEGTSRMKVITADISYNHPFQIGRQHFVYDTALHAQWNKTPLTPLDKIAIGGRYTVRGFDGESSLSAERGWYWRNEAGWYFQAAHQFYLALDGGHVSGDSAQYLLGQTLIGAAAGLRGQFKAGGSLNYDLFVGKPIKKPQGFSKRTAVFGFNLNYSF, encoded by the coding sequence ATGTCCGCCATACACACCCATCTGAGTTTAGCTATTTTGGCAGCCTTTTCTTTTCAGGCTGCACTTGCCGATACCATTGAAGAAAGCGAATCCAGACGTCAGGAAATGCGACGCCGGCAGCAGGAGCAGCAGCTGCAGCGCGAAGTCAATGTGCGTTTGGACGATACGCGGCAAAGTACGCTTACTCCGTCTGCGGCCGAATCGGCCGAATCCCCCTGTTTCCCCATTCATACCGTTACCCTGACCGGCGATGCTGCCGGCCGTTTTCAGTTTGCACTTAAAAAAGCCTTGAAAGAAACCGGCTTCCAATCCGGACAATGTTTGGGTGTGCAAGGCATCAACCGCATTATGGTTGCGGCACAAAACGCCGTTATCGGCCGCGGCTATACCACTACCCGTATTTTGGCCGCACCGCAGGATTTAAACAGCGGAACTTTGGAATTAACCGTTTTGCCCGGCAAAGTGCGCTCGGTTCGCACTGATACTTCGCACAACGACCAAACCCGTGCCGCGCGCATTGCCGCCTTTCAAAACGAAATTCCGTTGAAAGGCGGCAATATTCTGAATCTGCGCCGTATCGAGCAGGGGCTGGAAAATCTCAAGCGCGTACCCACCGCGGAAGCCGATATTCAAATCGTTCCCGCCGATGCACCCGATGAAAGCGACATCATTGTTGCCTGGCGGCAGCGGCTGCTGCCCTACCGCCTGTCGCTCGGTGTGGACGACTCCGGCAGCAAAACCACCGGCAAATACCAAGGCAGCCTGACTTTCTCTGCCGACAACCCTTTCGGCTTAAGCGATCTGTTTTATCTGTCCTACGGCCGCCATCTGGGCCATACCGACACCCGTACCGACTCCGAGGGCAAAAAAACCGCCGGTGGCACCCAAAGCTACGCCTTTCACTATTCCGTTCCTGCGGGCAACTGGCTGTGGAGCTGGAACCACAACTACTACCGCTACCACCAAGCCGTGGCGGGTATCAATGAAGTGTACGACTACAACGGCAAAAGCCGTGGCAGCGACATCGGATTTACCCGCCTGCTGTACCGTGATGCGCGGCGCAAGAGCCATATCGGCTTCAAACTGTGGCAGAAAGAAAACCAAAGTTTTATCGATGATGCCGAAGTCAAAGTACAGCACCGTAAAACCGCCGGTTGGCAGTTGAGCCTAAAACACAAGGAATACATCGGCCGCAGCACTTTGGATATCGGCCTTGGCTACAAGCGCGGCACCGGCATGGCCGATGCCATTGCCGCCCCTGAAGAGGTGTTTGATGAAGGCACTTCGAGAATGAAGGTGATCACTGCCGACATCAGCTATAACCATCCCTTCCAAATCGGCCGGCAGCACTTCGTATATGACACCGCCCTGCATGCCCAGTGGAATAAAACCCCGCTGACGCCTTTGGACAAAATCGCCATCGGCGGTCGCTACACCGTGCGCGGCTTCGACGGCGAAAGCTCACTGTCGGCCGAGCGCGGCTGGTACTGGCGCAACGAAGCCGGCTGGTATTTTCAGGCTGCCCACCAGTTTTATTTGGCGCTAGACGGCGGCCATGTTTCCGGCGACTCGGCGCAATACCTGCTCGGCCAAACCCTAATCGGCGCCGCCGCCGGCCTGCGCGGCCAGTTCAAAGCAGGCGGCAGCCTGAATTACGACCTGTTTGTCGGCAAACCGATTAAAAAACCGCAAGGCTTTAGCAAACGTACCGCCGTCTTCGGCTTCAACCTAAACTATTCGTTTTAA